From Paenibacillus sp. V4I7, one genomic window encodes:
- a CDS encoding response regulator has product MAQMLVVDDEKFAVDGICHCNDWQTLGIDAVQTANHADEARRIMLEHRIDILICDIEMPDEDGLSLVRWVKEHSPHTESLFLTCHSEFAFAKQAINLGSFDYLLKPVDGDELAQTVTRMLQAIKEREENSQYNEMYQKYLSLYKKQQPLLAERFWQDLLSRRILSFGDFLERALQDAQIELASNDKVLPILISIEEWKKPLDTRDQEMMEYAVKKAAEELFLSEFSGDVIVDKNGILFVMAYNSGSVLDTDLCLQAGSRFIEVCREYFYCQVTCYIGRFASPQELPRLCEGLKNMERNNVTHTQSVILYVPQSDPSIALTVPDNMNVLEWSNYMLNGEREKVIELIHRTVEKLEANANIHHQQIEAYYHDTLQIVYNFLHVKSISSNQVPHFLMWASAQIRTLSQYKHWAENIISTVMDAVFATNEMDGVVQKSIQYMKLNVEEDISREDVAAFVSLNPAYLSRLFKKETGQTLIDYLIETKMNRAKQLLDSTGMTVSAIAQQVGYCNFSHFTKMFKKQFSFNPQEYRKSQND; this is encoded by the coding sequence ATGGCTCAGATGTTGGTTGTGGACGATGAGAAATTTGCGGTGGACGGCATTTGCCATTGCAATGACTGGCAGACTCTAGGCATAGATGCCGTACAAACGGCCAATCATGCCGATGAAGCAAGAAGAATCATGCTGGAGCACCGGATTGACATCCTGATTTGCGATATCGAGATGCCGGATGAGGACGGGCTGTCCTTGGTCCGTTGGGTGAAAGAGCATTCTCCACATACGGAAAGTTTGTTTCTGACATGCCATTCCGAGTTTGCCTTCGCCAAACAAGCCATTAATCTGGGGAGCTTCGATTATTTATTAAAGCCCGTCGATGGGGATGAACTGGCTCAAACGGTTACGCGTATGTTGCAAGCCATCAAAGAAAGGGAGGAGAACTCCCAGTATAACGAAATGTATCAGAAGTATCTGTCGCTTTATAAGAAGCAGCAGCCTTTGCTTGCGGAGCGGTTCTGGCAGGATCTGTTGTCCCGCCGCATATTATCCTTTGGCGATTTCCTGGAGCGGGCGCTTCAGGATGCGCAAATCGAATTGGCATCCAATGATAAGGTTCTGCCCATTCTGATTAGTATCGAAGAATGGAAGAAACCGTTGGATACTCGGGATCAGGAAATGATGGAGTATGCGGTAAAGAAAGCAGCGGAAGAGTTGTTTCTTTCCGAGTTTTCCGGCGATGTCATCGTCGACAAGAACGGGATATTATTCGTCATGGCTTACAACTCGGGATCCGTCTTGGATACCGACTTGTGTCTTCAGGCAGGTTCCCGATTCATTGAAGTGTGCCGGGAATATTTCTACTGCCAGGTCACATGCTATATCGGCCGGTTTGCATCCCCTCAAGAGTTGCCCAGACTTTGTGAGGGCTTGAAGAATATGGAGCGCAATAATGTAACCCATACACAATCAGTTATCCTGTACGTTCCGCAAAGCGACCCTTCCATTGCCCTGACGGTCCCGGACAACATGAATGTTCTTGAGTGGTCGAATTATATGTTGAACGGGGAACGAGAGAAAGTGATCGAACTTATTCACCGGACTGTTGAAAAACTAGAAGCAAACGCTAATATTCATCATCAGCAGATTGAGGCTTATTATCATGACACACTGCAGATTGTCTATAATTTTCTCCACGTGAAAAGCATCAGCTCCAATCAAGTTCCCCATTTTCTTATGTGGGCATCTGCCCAAATCCGCACCTTGTCTCAATACAAGCATTGGGCCGAGAACATAATTTCAACCGTCATGGACGCTGTATTTGCAACCAATGAAATGGACGGGGTGGTTCAGAAATCGATCCAATATATGAAACTTAACGTGGAAGAGGATATTTCGCGGGAGGATGTAGCTGCCTTCGTATCTCTCAATCCCGCTTATTTGTCCCGTCTCTTTAAGAAGGAAACCGGACAGACACTGATCGATTATCTCATAGAAACGAAGATGAACAGGGCGAAACAGCTTCTTGACTCGACTGGGATGACCGTCAGTGCCATAGCGCAGCAAGTGGGGTATTGCAATTTTTCACATTTCACCAAGATGTTCAAGAAACAATTCAGCTTCAACCCACAGGAATACCGGAAGTCACAAAACGACTAG
- a CDS encoding glycoside hydrolase family 66 protein, giving the protein MHLFPRMESQTKYGLLSGKTSRIGSSVKHVFAVSPDIEMGRSQDLAYIIEDGERGLKLLVTVPKLYVWSLLVIEL; this is encoded by the coding sequence ATGCATCTATTTCCACGTATGGAGAGCCAGACAAAGTATGGGTTGTTGTCAGGGAAAACGAGTCGCATAGGCTCATCAGTTAAGCATGTATTCGCAGTTAGCCCGGATATCGAGATGGGCAGATCGCAAGATTTAGCGTATATAATCGAGGACGGTGAGCGCGGTTTAAAGCTTTTAGTTACCGTTCCTAAGCTTTATGTGTGGAGTCTGTTGGTGATTGAGCTGTAG
- a CDS encoding LacI family DNA-binding transcriptional regulator — translation MNPPTIKDVAKAADVSVATVSRVLHNLAGYSEKTKQKVMHAVEELGYQPNAIARGLINKRTQTIGVLFPNVSSSFSSDILHGIEEVAHEKGFSVIVCNTAEDGKRTLKYLQVLREKQVDGIVFTSEVLKDEYYQAIKEMRVPVVLVNTMSQKYMIPYVKVDDRQAAYQATDYLIQKGHRKIAMIGGTPRDQIAGIPRLDGYRQALNDNGIEYVESRVAYGNFSIESGREAMEKLLVEAPPFTALFAASDEMAIGAMGIAMEKGLKIPDDISIIGYDDLSLASMVFPPLTTIHQPLTTMGRLASEKLISLIEEDSDKVSSSIVSHHLVERQTVRQKL, via the coding sequence ATGAATCCTCCGACAATAAAAGATGTAGCCAAGGCTGCTGATGTATCTGTCGCAACGGTTTCCCGGGTGCTTCATAATTTGGCGGGATATTCAGAAAAGACAAAACAAAAGGTTATGCATGCGGTGGAAGAATTGGGGTACCAGCCTAATGCGATTGCCAGAGGGCTAATTAACAAAAGGACTCAGACTATTGGTGTTCTGTTTCCGAATGTGTCTAGTAGCTTTTCATCAGACATTCTTCACGGCATTGAGGAAGTTGCTCACGAGAAAGGTTTCAGTGTTATTGTGTGTAACACGGCTGAAGATGGTAAACGGACATTGAAGTATCTGCAGGTGCTTCGAGAGAAGCAGGTGGATGGGATTGTCTTCACGAGTGAAGTTCTTAAGGATGAGTATTATCAAGCGATTAAAGAAATGAGAGTTCCAGTCGTACTCGTGAATACGATGTCACAAAAGTACATGATTCCTTACGTCAAGGTCGATGATCGTCAAGCTGCCTATCAGGCAACAGACTATCTCATTCAGAAAGGTCACCGTAAAATCGCCATGATCGGAGGCACGCCTAGGGACCAAATAGCGGGTATCCCACGTTTGGATGGTTACCGGCAGGCTCTGAATGATAATGGAATAGAGTATGTCGAGTCACGAGTTGCCTATGGGAATTTTTCGATAGAAAGCGGCAGAGAAGCAATGGAAAAACTGTTGGTAGAAGCCCCTCCATTTACGGCTTTGTTCGCAGCAAGTGATGAGATGGCCATCGGAGCGATGGGGATTGCCATGGAAAAAGGCTTGAAAATCCCGGATGATATTTCGATAATTGGGTATGATGATCTCAGTTTGGCTAGCATGGTATTTCCGCCGCTAACCACAATTCATCAGCCTCTAACCACGATGGGGCGCCTTGCATCAGAAAAACTGATTAGTCTAATCGAAGAAGATTCGGATAAAGTGTCCAGCAGCATTGTGAGTCATCATCTTGTGGAAAGACAAACGGTTCGTCAGAAGCTTTGA
- a CDS encoding sensor histidine kinase has protein sequence MKIKTNTLGSRFIILFSAVTLPLLLFLFAAGHYAKDVVLTQVANSYQNLVNSNLDMIDRSLDDITNNMVSIVDHDENFQKFGRTGLSDSEYYFAQMELIQKSQIYRSYYHTVDMFYVYSRSNDLLVTTNIIGTTEHHMDQVREWITDSLRRPEALKSSMYEWSVIRIGDQYFLHRVVSDGLSNNAYIGALINVNTLKIPLGNLNLREGGDVLFVGEGGTVLSDLSPPLSTEFRLPADKLTMNTSFSFSDGQRKLFVITSRSPKSKINMAVVLPNSEVLRGLNNFQIIINLLPLFVLAILLFYLFMLRRIIYNPILQLLGAIRRIREGHLEAKLPNSQISEFETINHTFNSMVEEIKDLKIDIYEERLNAKKAELKHLQTQINPHFFLNTLNIIFQLADLKRYELVKKTVRHMVQYFRFMLSTTKDTITLSQELEHIRNYLEIQKMRYQESFAFEIRIPEELLNARIPSLIVQPFVENAMIHGMSVKTEPFVLQIQVNRLEDTQGKICIEVRDNGKGIAPGMLEELTSESYAPASEDNNIGIWNVKRRVAIRYGDSAQITFYHNEPKGFGVQLYLPIDYTKE, from the coding sequence ATGAAAATAAAAACGAATACGCTTGGTTCCCGTTTCATTATTCTTTTTTCTGCGGTCACGCTTCCCCTCTTGCTATTTCTCTTCGCGGCAGGTCATTATGCCAAAGACGTCGTACTGACGCAGGTTGCCAATTCCTATCAGAATTTGGTCAATTCTAACCTCGATATGATCGACAGGAGTTTGGATGATATTACCAACAACATGGTGTCTATCGTTGATCATGATGAGAATTTTCAGAAGTTCGGACGGACCGGTTTATCGGATTCCGAATATTATTTTGCTCAGATGGAGCTAATTCAGAAAAGTCAGATTTATCGCTCTTATTACCATACGGTAGATATGTTCTATGTTTATTCCAGGTCCAACGATTTGTTGGTTACAACCAACATTATCGGCACAACGGAACATCATATGGACCAGGTAAGGGAATGGATAACGGATTCCCTTCGTCGTCCTGAAGCGCTTAAGTCCTCCATGTATGAATGGTCCGTCATCCGTATTGGTGATCAATATTTCTTACACCGGGTGGTTAGTGATGGTCTAAGCAACAATGCCTATATAGGAGCCTTGATTAATGTCAATACGTTAAAGATACCTCTGGGGAATCTCAACCTTAGGGAAGGAGGGGATGTTCTGTTCGTCGGCGAGGGCGGAACCGTTCTGTCCGACCTGTCTCCACCGTTGAGTACGGAATTCAGGCTTCCGGCTGACAAATTGACAATGAATACGTCCTTTTCATTCTCAGACGGCCAAAGGAAGCTTTTCGTCATCACCAGCCGTTCCCCAAAAAGCAAAATCAACATGGCTGTTGTCCTTCCGAATTCAGAGGTGCTGAGGGGATTGAATAATTTTCAAATCATCATCAACTTGCTGCCGCTGTTTGTGCTCGCCATTCTCCTTTTTTATTTGTTTATGCTCCGCAGAATCATATATAATCCCATTCTTCAATTGCTGGGAGCCATACGTCGGATTAGAGAGGGGCATTTGGAAGCAAAGCTGCCGAACTCGCAAATAAGTGAATTCGAAACCATCAATCATACCTTTAACAGTATGGTCGAAGAAATTAAGGATCTGAAGATCGATATATACGAAGAGCGGTTGAATGCGAAAAAGGCGGAGCTGAAACACCTGCAAACTCAGATTAATCCCCATTTTTTTCTGAATACCTTGAATATCATCTTTCAGTTGGCGGATTTGAAGCGGTATGAATTGGTGAAGAAAACGGTGCGCCATATGGTGCAATACTTCCGTTTTATGCTTAGCACGACAAAAGATACGATAACGCTCTCCCAGGAGCTGGAGCATATTCGCAATTACTTGGAAATTCAGAAGATGCGTTACCAGGAATCGTTCGCTTTTGAGATCAGGATTCCAGAGGAACTGCTTAACGCACGTATCCCATCCCTGATCGTTCAACCGTTTGTGGAGAATGCGATGATTCATGGCATGAGTGTCAAAACCGAGCCTTTTGTTCTGCAAATCCAAGTGAATCGATTGGAAGACACCCAGGGTAAGATTTGTATTGAAGTTCGGGATAATGGGAAGGGGATTGCTCCAGGGATGTTGGAGGAGTTAACCTCCGAGAGTTATGCTCCGGCTTCGGAAGACAATAATATCGGCATATGGAATGTAAAAAGACGGGTGGCCATTCGCTACGGAGACTCTGCACAAATCACCTTCTACCATAACGAACCCAAAGGATTTGGGGTTCAACTATATCTGCCGATAGATTACACGAAGGAGTGA